One Microbacter margulisiae genomic window carries:
- a CDS encoding Arm DNA-binding domain-containing protein: MNAKLSILFYAKRAKTTTEGLIPIYLRVTVDGERIELSTKRYTHPDKWSVEGNRMKGTTAEAKAVNAYLDTLKAKVYDYQQQLIREDEEVNAENMRNKILIITRSAFVI, encoded by the coding sequence ATGAATGCCAAGCTTTCCATTCTCTTTTATGCAAAGAGAGCAAAAACAACAACAGAAGGATTAATCCCCATTTATCTAAGAGTTACAGTTGATGGCGAGCGTATCGAACTGTCAACCAAACGTTACACCCATCCCGACAAATGGTCTGTCGAAGGCAACCGTATGAAAGGCACTACGGCAGAAGCCAAAGCCGTTAATGCTTATCTTGACACCCTAAAGGCCAAAGTATATGATTATCAGCAACAACTTATCCGAGAAGATGAGGAGGTGAATGCAGAAAACATGCGTAACAAGATATTAATTATAACCCGTAGCGCATTTGTGATTTGA
- a CDS encoding Sec-independent protein translocase subunit TatA/TatB, with protein sequence MHTLLFLSSEHIIIIALVVLLLFGGKKIPELMHGLGKGVKSFKDGMNEVGEEMKKEVKQDDKEADKK encoded by the coding sequence ATGCACACGTTATTGTTTCTCAGTTCCGAGCATATCATCATTATCGCGTTGGTAGTGCTTTTATTGTTTGGCGGCAAAAAGATTCCCGAACTCATGCATGGCCTTGGCAAAGGGGTCAAAAGTTTTAAAGACGGCATGAATGAAGTGGGAGAGGAGATGAAAAAAGAGGTCAAACAAGACGACAAAGAAGCCGATAAAAAGTAA
- a CDS encoding glucose-6-phosphate isomerase produces the protein MKTIKLNIDKTSNFVSKDVLDSYEKRANDANSLLHEGIGLGNDFLGWLHLPSSISEAEIEELEATAKTLRDNCEVVVVIGIGGSYLGAKAVIDALSCSFDAMQATRKNPLIVYAGHNICEDYLFELQSFLKNKKFGIISISKSGTTTEPALAFRLLREQLEAQQGKASAQQLIVAVTDKARGALRTLATQEGYKTFVIEDSVGGRYSVLTPVGLLPIAVAGFSIRDLIAGAMHFENLCGPEIPFDQNPAALYAAVRNALYQSGKKTEILVNFHPKLHYFNEWWKQLYGESEGKENKGIFPAAVDFTTDLHSMGQWIQQGERTIFETVVSVQQSNHEVRVPSDEANLDGLNYLAGKRVDEVNKMAELGTMIAHVDGGVPNLKLELPELKELYLGQMIYFFEKACGISGYILGINPFDQPGVEDYKKNMFALLEKPGYEEATKAIKAKL, from the coding sequence ATGAAAACTATTAAACTGAACATTGACAAAACAAGTAATTTTGTTTCGAAAGACGTTCTCGACAGTTACGAAAAAAGAGCCAATGATGCCAATTCTCTTCTGCACGAAGGAATAGGTCTTGGAAATGATTTTCTCGGATGGTTGCATCTGCCTTCTTCCATTAGCGAAGCTGAAATTGAAGAATTGGAAGCAACAGCCAAGACATTGCGCGACAATTGTGAAGTTGTTGTAGTCATCGGTATCGGAGGAAGCTATCTGGGAGCAAAAGCAGTAATAGACGCGCTGTCCTGCAGCTTCGATGCAATGCAGGCAACCCGTAAAAATCCACTAATCGTTTATGCAGGACACAACATCTGCGAAGATTACCTGTTCGAACTCCAGTCATTCCTGAAAAATAAAAAATTCGGAATTATCTCTATCTCCAAATCAGGAACCACCACAGAACCAGCGTTAGCATTCCGACTACTGAGAGAGCAACTGGAAGCTCAGCAGGGTAAAGCTTCTGCCCAACAATTAATTGTAGCTGTTACCGACAAAGCCAGAGGAGCATTACGCACTTTAGCCACTCAGGAAGGATACAAAACCTTTGTTATTGAAGATAGCGTCGGAGGCCGCTATTCCGTATTGACACCGGTAGGTTTATTGCCTATTGCCGTTGCCGGGTTTAGCATCCGCGATCTCATTGCAGGAGCCATGCATTTCGAAAATCTCTGCGGGCCAGAGATTCCGTTCGATCAAAATCCTGCTGCACTCTATGCTGCTGTTCGCAATGCGCTCTATCAAAGTGGAAAAAAGACTGAAATACTGGTCAACTTCCATCCAAAACTACACTATTTCAACGAATGGTGGAAACAGCTCTACGGCGAAAGTGAAGGAAAAGAAAACAAAGGTATTTTCCCGGCTGCTGTTGACTTTACAACCGACCTCCATTCCATGGGGCAATGGATTCAACAGGGTGAACGCACTATCTTTGAAACCGTAGTGTCTGTTCAGCAGTCTAACCACGAAGTGCGTGTTCCTTCAGATGAGGCCAACCTTGACGGTTTGAATTATCTGGCCGGAAAACGTGTGGACGAAGTAAACAAAATGGCTGAACTCGGAACTATGATCGCTCACGTGGACGGAGGTGTTCCTAACCTGAAACTGGAACTTCCGGAACTTAAAGAACTCTATCTGGGACAAATGATCTATTTCTTTGAAAAAGCATGTGGCATCAGCGGATACATATTAGGAATCAATCCGTTTGACCAACCCGGTGTAGAAGACTATAAGAAAAACATGTTTGCTTTGCTCGAAAAACCAGGCTACGAAGAAGCTACAAAAGCAATTAAAGCAAAACTATAA
- a CDS encoding ATP-binding protein, whose amino-acid sequence MTKRIPTIHADRCHGCGDCVEVCHQYAIALVEQPFPRWKNLLGLPLKYKAALSYPQACTGCGHCVTICRHRAIQIEKIPVSNT is encoded by the coding sequence ATGACAAAACGAATTCCTACTATTCATGCGGACCGTTGCCATGGCTGCGGCGATTGTGTAGAAGTATGCCATCAATATGCTATTGCTTTGGTAGAACAACCCTTTCCAAGATGGAAAAATCTGTTAGGTCTCCCATTGAAATACAAAGCAGCGCTTTCTTATCCACAGGCTTGCACCGGATGTGGACATTGCGTCACAATTTGTCGTCATCGGGCCATACAGATAGAGAAAATCCCCGTAAGCAATACCTAG
- the hisC gene encoding histidinol-phosphate transaminase: protein MADLTSLVRKNILALKPYSCARDEFHGEASAFLDANENPFNNPYNRYPDPLQWKLKESITAKKKVPSTHVFLGNGSDEAIDLVFRVFCEPAQDNVVAIAPTYGMYEVSADINQIEYRKVHLNDDFTLNAKKLLAATDDHTKVIFLCSPNNPSGNLLDRHEVLHVLENFGGIVVIDEAYIDFSPETSWIEQLRHFPNLIVLQTFSKAWGLAGVRLGMAFASPEIILLFNKVKYPYNVNILTQDLVLEHLQFESRKRAWVELLLKERERLISDLLKIAYVKTIYPSSANFVLVKVHDANAVYSYLVEKSIVVRNRTNVILCEGCLRITVGSPDENNLLIKVLKTYNESL, encoded by the coding sequence ATGGCAGATCTAACATCATTGGTTCGAAAGAACATTTTAGCATTGAAGCCCTATTCGTGTGCACGCGATGAGTTTCATGGCGAAGCTTCGGCTTTTCTCGATGCCAACGAAAATCCGTTTAATAATCCTTATAACCGATATCCTGATCCTTTGCAATGGAAACTGAAAGAATCAATTACGGCGAAAAAGAAGGTTCCTTCAACACATGTTTTTTTGGGAAATGGAAGCGATGAAGCTATTGATTTGGTTTTTCGTGTCTTTTGTGAACCGGCACAGGACAATGTGGTAGCCATTGCTCCAACTTATGGGATGTATGAAGTCAGTGCTGATATTAATCAGATAGAATACCGCAAAGTACATTTAAATGACGATTTTACATTGAATGCCAAAAAATTACTTGCGGCTACGGATGATCACACAAAAGTGATTTTTCTTTGTTCCCCAAACAATCCAAGTGGCAATTTACTGGATCGTCATGAAGTATTGCATGTGCTGGAAAATTTTGGAGGGATTGTGGTCATTGATGAAGCTTATATTGATTTCTCCCCCGAAACAAGCTGGATTGAACAGCTTCGGCATTTTCCTAATCTTATTGTATTGCAAACTTTTTCGAAAGCCTGGGGATTAGCAGGAGTACGCCTGGGGATGGCTTTTGCTTCGCCTGAAATTATCCTTTTGTTTAATAAGGTGAAGTATCCCTACAATGTAAATATTTTGACACAGGATCTGGTATTGGAACACTTGCAGTTTGAATCGCGTAAACGCGCCTGGGTTGAATTGTTGCTCAAAGAACGCGAACGCTTGATCAGTGATTTACTCAAAATTGCATATGTGAAAACAATTTATCCATCGTCTGCGAATTTTGTTTTGGTTAAAGTGCATGATGCCAATGCTGTTTATAGCTACTTAGTCGAAAAGAGCATTGTAGTGCGCAATCGCACCAATGTGATTTTGTGCGAAGGTTGTTTGCGCATCACTGTTGGATCTCCTGATGAAAATAATTTGTTAATCAAGGTTTTGAAAACGTACAATGAAAGCTTGTAG
- the coaD gene encoding pantetheine-phosphate adenylyltransferase has translation MKRAIFPGTFDPFTIGHYDIVLRGLDLFDEIVIGVGINQTKKTFFTIEKRLEMIRQAFANEPRVKIKSYDDLTVNFAKQEEASFILRGVRSVSDFEYERTIADANRQLIGIETVILNTNPAYSFISSTVVRDLLFYNKDITQFLPPNVTL, from the coding sequence ATGAAACGAGCCATCTTTCCCGGGACTTTCGATCCGTTCACCATAGGCCATTACGATATTGTGCTGCGAGGATTGGATCTGTTCGACGAAATCGTTATCGGCGTAGGGATCAATCAAACCAAAAAGACATTCTTTACGATTGAAAAGCGGCTGGAAATGATTCGGCAGGCATTTGCCAATGAACCGCGCGTGAAAATTAAATCATACGATGACTTGACAGTCAACTTTGCCAAACAGGAAGAAGCTTCATTTATCCTGCGTGGGGTTCGTTCCGTAAGTGATTTTGAATATGAACGCACTATTGCCGACGCCAACCGTCAACTGATCGGTATCGAAACAGTCATTCTCAATACCAACCCTGCCTATTCGTTTATTTCATCCACAGTAGTACGCGACCTGCTGTTCTACAACAAAGACATTACTCAATTTTTACCACCTAACGTAACACTTTAG
- the lysS gene encoding lysine--tRNA ligase has translation MELSEQELLRRDSLAQLRALNINPYPADAFPVNALSNSIKAEFSDDVTPLRQVTIAGRMMSRRIMGKASFVELQDSAGRIQVYITRDDISYDEEKTLYNVVFKKLLDIGDFIGIKGFVFRTQMGEISVHAQELTVLSKSLRPLPIVKYKDGVAYDAFEDPEQRYRQRYVDLMVNDGIKSIFLKRTQVFNSMRNFFNERGYVEVDTPVLQPIPGGAAARPFITHHNALDIPLYLRVANELYLKRLIVGGFEGVYEFSRNFRNEGMDRTHNPEFTAMEIYVSYKDYNWMMDFTEAMLEHICLTVNGTTEIPVGDNIISFKRPFKRITMIDAIREHTGIDINGMAEEQLRDVCKTLHIEIDDTMGKGKLIDEIFGEKCESKYIQPTFITDYPIEMSPLCKRHRNNPELTERFELMVNGKELANAYSELNDPIDQRARFEEQLRLSEKGDDEAMFIDQDFLRALEYGMPPTSGMGIGMDRLVMIMTNQQTIQEVLLFPQMRPEKIQRRDSKEAYTALGIPEEWVSVFYGMNLITVDAIKGLNPNKFHQDLCGYNKKNKLGLQNPTLDEVNQWLQSTKRN, from the coding sequence ATGGAATTAAGTGAACAAGAGCTTTTACGACGGGATAGTTTAGCACAATTACGAGCTTTGAATATCAATCCATATCCTGCTGATGCTTTCCCGGTAAATGCCCTCTCCAATTCAATTAAAGCAGAATTTAGTGATGATGTAACGCCATTGCGTCAGGTTACCATTGCCGGAAGAATGATGAGCCGGCGTATTATGGGAAAGGCGTCTTTCGTTGAACTACAAGACTCTGCCGGGCGTATTCAGGTCTATATTACGCGTGATGATATAAGCTATGACGAAGAAAAAACATTATATAATGTAGTCTTTAAAAAATTATTGGATATTGGGGATTTCATTGGCATCAAAGGTTTTGTTTTCCGCACTCAAATGGGCGAAATTTCGGTGCATGCGCAGGAACTAACCGTCCTTAGTAAATCTTTGCGTCCACTGCCCATCGTCAAGTATAAAGATGGGGTAGCTTACGATGCGTTTGAAGATCCCGAACAGCGCTACCGCCAACGTTATGTTGACCTGATGGTAAACGACGGCATAAAATCCATCTTTTTAAAACGCACCCAAGTGTTCAATTCGATGCGAAATTTTTTCAACGAAAGAGGATACGTCGAAGTAGATACGCCTGTTTTGCAACCTATCCCGGGAGGAGCTGCCGCACGTCCTTTCATCACACATCATAATGCTTTGGATATCCCGTTATATCTACGGGTAGCTAATGAATTATATTTGAAACGACTCATTGTTGGTGGATTTGAAGGGGTTTACGAATTCTCGCGTAATTTTCGCAACGAAGGAATGGATAGAACGCATAATCCGGAATTTACAGCAATGGAAATCTATGTCTCCTACAAAGATTACAACTGGATGATGGATTTCACGGAAGCTATGCTCGAACATATATGCCTGACAGTAAATGGCACTACTGAAATTCCTGTCGGAGACAATATAATCAGCTTCAAGCGTCCTTTCAAACGCATTACCATGATTGATGCCATCAGGGAACATACCGGCATTGATATTAATGGAATGGCAGAAGAACAACTGCGTGATGTATGTAAAACCCTGCATATTGAAATTGACGACACTATGGGTAAAGGAAAACTAATTGATGAAATTTTCGGCGAAAAATGCGAAAGTAAATACATCCAACCGACTTTCATTACCGATTATCCCATTGAAATGTCACCTCTGTGCAAGCGCCACCGTAATAATCCCGAATTGACGGAGCGCTTCGAGTTAATGGTAAATGGGAAAGAGCTGGCAAATGCTTATTCCGAATTGAATGATCCGATTGATCAGCGTGCCCGTTTCGAAGAGCAATTAAGGCTTAGCGAAAAAGGAGATGATGAAGCCATGTTTATCGATCAGGATTTCCTGCGTGCACTGGAGTATGGCATGCCCCCAACTTCGGGGATGGGGATCGGCATGGATCGTTTGGTCATGATCATGACAAACCAGCAGACCATTCAGGAAGTATTGCTTTTCCCGCAAATGCGTCCTGAAAAAATACAACGGAGAGATTCAAAAGAAGCCTACACAGCTCTTGGAATTCCTGAAGAATGGGTCAGTGTATTTTACGGCATGAACCTGATAACTGTCGATGCTATAAAGGGATTGAATCCAAACAAGTTTCATCAGGATCTTTGCGGATACAATAAAAAGAATAAACTGGGGCTCCAAAATCCGACACTCGACGAAGTGAATCAATGGTTACAATCCACAAAACGGAATTAA
- a CDS encoding MBL fold metallo-hydrolase yields the protein MKIATLTENTIPRGSMLEARHGLGLYIETETMRLLFDCGPDESFVRNADALDIDISTVDAVVLSHAHYDHGGGLRAFFAMNDHAPIYLLEAAKNKYYSISRSPVFRYIGLDSDLFEEYNERFIFFSASIDVSDSVHLFAVGEYNTFHPRFNSLLYKEKEGKMLPDDFTHELVMAVTEHSINTVFTGCAHSGILNMVHTVLEQIPAIPIHTLVGGFHLINTATKTLGETPETVWMLAKELDRLGISRVYTGHCTGEEGFRNLQAIFGARIEALYTGKRFATA from the coding sequence ATGAAAATTGCAACACTTACAGAGAATACAATTCCTCGGGGATCGATGCTTGAAGCACGACACGGATTGGGGCTGTATATCGAAACGGAAACAATGAGACTCTTATTCGACTGCGGGCCGGATGAATCTTTTGTACGCAATGCAGATGCATTGGACATCGATATTTCGACTGTTGATGCCGTTGTGTTATCTCATGCGCATTATGATCATGGGGGAGGATTACGGGCTTTTTTTGCTATGAACGATCATGCCCCTATCTATCTGCTTGAAGCTGCTAAAAACAAATACTATTCTATCAGCAGGAGTCCTGTATTCCGATATATAGGACTAGATTCCGATTTGTTTGAGGAGTATAACGAGCGGTTTATCTTTTTTTCTGCATCTATCGATGTGTCTGATTCAGTTCATTTGTTTGCTGTTGGTGAATACAATACTTTTCACCCACGTTTCAACTCTCTTTTATATAAAGAAAAAGAGGGAAAGATGTTGCCTGACGATTTTACTCATGAGCTTGTGATGGCTGTCACAGAACATAGCATCAATACAGTATTTACGGGTTGTGCCCATAGCGGCATCCTTAATATGGTGCATACAGTGCTTGAGCAGATACCTGCCATTCCCATTCACACATTAGTGGGTGGATTCCATCTGATCAATACTGCTACAAAGACTTTAGGAGAGACTCCTGAAACGGTGTGGATGCTGGCAAAGGAACTGGATAGGCTGGGGATTTCCCGTGTATATACGGGACACTGTACCGGCGAAGAGGGGTTCCGCAATTTGCAAGCCATATTTGGAGCAAGGATTGAAGCTTTATATACCGGAAAGAGATTTGCTACGGCTTGA
- a CDS encoding IS4 family transposase: protein MYELDNEEFRGRSRGVLKKVFTRDRVLTFKNLIVLIITFKSSIQRELDGFFKAVNQSDFNIRAVTKGAFSTARSKLDPWAFERLNEVAVNTFYDEAPYYLWEEHRVLAVDGTRLVLPNHPSVVEEFGVHEFGPKADSPRSLALGSVLYDVLNKVTIEGQLAPYSSSENSLLMKHLSKVKKGDLLLLDRGYPSFWLLFLLQAEGIEFCVRLKEDWWLKVKDFTESEEKERIVTFTLPKKDRKKLAEYPHMQDTTITCRLVKIGLPDGSKEILCTSLIDAEKYKYEDFDELYHLRWGVEEAYKLLKSRIELEDFSGKTAIAVRQDFHAKIFLMSLCAIYAHPIDEKVREEYKADEQRKYNQQINQTNALSMTQNILIPLLLKQQFEKAMQAFDSVVEKTREVIRPGRSNERKKKPKKLYSMNYKRL, encoded by the coding sequence GTGTATGAACTTGATAACGAAGAGTTTAGGGGACGCTCACGAGGTGTCCTTAAAAAAGTATTTACACGAGATAGAGTACTGACATTCAAAAATTTAATTGTATTGATCATAACATTTAAGTCATCCATACAACGAGAATTAGACGGTTTTTTCAAAGCGGTTAATCAATCGGATTTTAATATTCGAGCCGTAACAAAAGGTGCTTTTTCGACAGCTCGTTCCAAATTGGATCCATGGGCTTTTGAACGACTGAATGAAGTTGCTGTGAATACTTTTTATGATGAAGCGCCCTATTATTTATGGGAAGAGCATCGGGTGTTAGCTGTCGATGGAACGCGTTTGGTGCTGCCGAATCACCCAAGTGTGGTAGAGGAATTTGGGGTGCATGAATTTGGTCCCAAAGCAGATAGCCCACGTTCATTGGCTTTGGGATCGGTGCTGTATGATGTTTTGAACAAGGTTACTATTGAAGGGCAATTAGCACCTTATTCAAGCAGCGAAAACAGTTTATTAATGAAGCATTTATCCAAAGTCAAAAAAGGAGATTTATTGCTACTTGATCGGGGCTATCCAAGTTTCTGGTTGTTGTTTTTACTTCAGGCCGAGGGGATTGAATTTTGTGTTCGCTTGAAAGAGGATTGGTGGTTAAAGGTAAAAGATTTTACCGAAAGTGAAGAAAAAGAAAGGATCGTAACTTTTACCTTGCCAAAAAAAGACAGAAAGAAGTTGGCTGAATATCCCCACATGCAAGATACAACGATCACCTGCCGTTTAGTAAAAATAGGTTTGCCGGATGGAAGCAAAGAGATATTGTGTACCTCTTTGATAGATGCAGAAAAATATAAATACGAAGATTTTGATGAATTGTATCATCTTCGCTGGGGAGTAGAAGAAGCATATAAGTTGCTAAAAAGCAGAATAGAATTAGAAGATTTCTCAGGTAAAACAGCCATAGCGGTAAGGCAAGATTTTCATGCAAAAATCTTTTTAATGAGTCTTTGTGCTATTTACGCGCATCCCATTGACGAAAAAGTAAGAGAAGAATACAAGGCTGATGAACAAAGAAAATACAATCAACAGATTAATCAAACAAATGCTTTATCAATGACTCAAAATATTCTGATACCACTACTGCTTAAACAACAATTTGAAAAAGCAATGCAGGCATTCGATTCAGTGGTTGAAAAAACCAGAGAAGTCATCCGTCCGGGACGTAGTAACGAACGAAAGAAAAAGCCCAAAAAACTTTACTCCATGAATTACAAAAGATTATAG
- a CDS encoding NAD(P)H-dependent glycerol-3-phosphate dehydrogenase, which produces MAYKPTKIGVIGGGSWATAIAKILLSTQETIYWYMRRQDQIDEFKRVSKNPSYLTGLKFDTERIFFTNKINDLVKQVDTIIFATPSPFLKQHLKKLRVPLKDKIIISAIKGIVPEENLIITDYFQQFYNVSRENLAVLAGPCHAEEVALEKLSYLTIACADREKAKALTQVFSNHYIRTSTTEDVTGIEYASVLKNVYAIAAGVCHGLKYGDNFQAVLMSNAIQEMQRFSSAIHPLPRSIDESAYLGDLLVTGYSKFSRNRTFGNMIGKGYSVKTAQIEMEMIAEGYYGVKCIKEINESFHVQMPIMEAVYNILYNRASPVLQIRALTKLMH; this is translated from the coding sequence ATGGCATACAAGCCGACAAAAATTGGTGTTATTGGAGGAGGAAGCTGGGCGACTGCCATAGCCAAAATTCTACTGAGTACACAGGAGACCATTTACTGGTATATGCGCCGTCAGGATCAGATTGATGAATTCAAACGTGTCAGTAAAAATCCATCTTACCTTACAGGACTGAAATTCGATACAGAACGTATTTTTTTCACCAACAAGATCAACGATCTGGTAAAACAGGTTGATACCATCATTTTTGCAACACCGTCCCCATTTCTCAAACAACATTTGAAAAAGCTGAGGGTTCCACTGAAAGACAAAATAATCATTTCTGCCATTAAAGGTATTGTGCCTGAAGAAAATCTCATTATCACCGATTATTTCCAGCAGTTCTATAATGTTTCGCGGGAAAACCTTGCTGTACTTGCAGGTCCTTGTCATGCTGAAGAAGTCGCGCTCGAAAAATTATCCTATTTAACAATTGCTTGTGCAGACAGGGAAAAAGCAAAAGCGCTGACACAAGTATTTTCTAATCATTATATACGAACAAGCACAACGGAAGACGTTACAGGAATTGAATACGCCAGTGTACTTAAAAATGTATATGCTATTGCGGCAGGAGTATGCCACGGACTAAAATATGGAGATAACTTTCAAGCTGTATTGATGTCAAATGCCATTCAGGAAATGCAACGGTTTAGTAGTGCAATTCATCCCCTCCCCCGTAGCATTGATGAATCGGCATATCTGGGAGACTTGCTTGTAACCGGTTATTCCAAATTCAGCCGCAACCGTACTTTCGGTAATATGATCGGGAAAGGATATTCTGTAAAAACAGCACAAATTGAAATGGAAATGATCGCCGAAGGATATTACGGAGTGAAATGCATTAAAGAAATCAATGAAAGCTTTCATGTACAGATGCCTATTATGGAGGCGGTATACAACATTCTGTACAACCGGGCATCGCCTGTATTGCAAATCAGGGCACTGACCAAACTGATGCACTGA
- a CDS encoding transaldolase family protein produces the protein MIYLADTANFDELNELFSYFPIAGVTTNPTIIAAENKPLSQILPKLIDLVGNKMLHVQMISTKAEDMLREAKTYKSKFNLGDNFFAKIPVSREGYRAIPMLKEAGINVTATAIFTQQQALIAARAGADWVAPYVNRLDNISSHGIEVVKHIVDNIEHFKLETKVLAASFKTVDQVHRVSMVGSHAATISFDVLERLRSHPMTDMSLEWFERDGAGLYDIEF, from the coding sequence ATGATTTACTTAGCTGATACAGCCAACTTTGATGAACTCAATGAGCTGTTTTCGTACTTCCCGATTGCAGGGGTAACAACCAATCCGACTATTATTGCCGCTGAAAACAAACCGTTGTCACAAATCCTGCCGAAACTGATCGATCTTGTCGGCAACAAGATGCTGCATGTTCAGATGATCAGTACCAAAGCTGAAGACATGCTGCGGGAAGCCAAAACGTACAAATCGAAATTTAATCTGGGCGATAACTTTTTTGCAAAAATACCTGTTTCGAGAGAAGGCTACCGTGCTATCCCCATGCTGAAAGAAGCCGGTATCAATGTCACTGCCACGGCCATTTTTACCCAACAACAAGCATTGATAGCGGCCAGGGCAGGTGCCGATTGGGTGGCTCCCTACGTGAACCGTCTGGACAACATCTCGTCACATGGCATCGAAGTAGTGAAACACATCGTAGACAATATCGAACACTTCAAACTGGAAACGAAAGTGCTTGCCGCCAGTTTCAAAACCGTTGACCAGGTGCATCGCGTCAGTATGGTGGGAAGCCATGCCGCTACCATCAGTTTCGATGTACTTGAACGCCTGCGCAGCCACCCCATGACCGACATGAGTCTGGAATGGTTCGAAAGAGACGGCGCCGGACTGTATGATATCGAATTCTAA
- a CDS encoding bifunctional methionine sulfoxide reductase B/A protein, protein MEFRKLTIEEENIIVHKATEHPYSGSLLYNKKKGLYLCKRCQTPLFRSDDKFNSHCGWPSFDDEIEGAVRRQPDADGSRTEIVCAACGAHLGHVFEGEMMTPKNVRHCVNSLSLEFQPDESEKLQTAWFASGCFWGTEYHFNKANGVVETTVGFMGGHVEHPTYSQVCTGTTGHLETTEVMFDPLQTSYEELVKLFFETHDFTQTDGQGPDIGSQYLSAIFYADDAQKAIAEKYIRILNDKGYKVATALRPAETFWPAEDYHQDYYDHKGTTPYCHIYRAIF, encoded by the coding sequence ATGGAATTCAGAAAACTAACTATCGAAGAAGAAAATATCATTGTTCATAAAGCTACGGAGCATCCATATTCCGGGTCTCTTTTATACAACAAGAAAAAAGGGCTATATCTTTGCAAGCGATGCCAGACCCCTTTGTTCCGTTCTGACGATAAATTCAACTCGCATTGCGGGTGGCCGAGCTTTGATGATGAAATAGAGGGTGCTGTCCGCCGGCAACCTGATGCGGATGGTAGTCGTACCGAAATAGTGTGTGCGGCTTGTGGTGCACATCTTGGGCATGTTTTTGAAGGTGAAATGATGACTCCTAAAAATGTTCGTCATTGTGTTAATTCATTATCTTTAGAATTTCAACCTGACGAATCGGAAAAGTTGCAAACGGCGTGGTTTGCTTCCGGCTGTTTTTGGGGTACAGAATATCATTTTAATAAGGCAAACGGCGTGGTGGAAACTACCGTTGGTTTCATGGGAGGACATGTAGAGCATCCTACTTATTCACAGGTATGCACAGGTACTACAGGCCATTTGGAAACCACGGAAGTTATGTTTGATCCTTTGCAGACAAGCTATGAGGAGTTGGTAAAGCTCTTTTTTGAGACACATGACTTCACGCAAACTGATGGGCAAGGGCCGGATATCGGTTCTCAATATCTTTCTGCTATTTTTTATGCAGATGACGCACAAAAAGCGATTGCTGAAAAGTATATCCGCATTTTAAATGACAAGGGATATAAGGTAGCCACAGCGTTACGCCCTGCTGAGACATTTTGGCCGGCGGAAGATTATCATCAGGATTATTATGACCACAAAGGCACAACGCCCTATTGTCATATTTATCGTGCCATCTTCTGA